One part of the Paraburkholderia flagellata genome encodes these proteins:
- a CDS encoding ATP phosphoribosyltransferase regulatory subunit yields the protein MSTWLLPENIADVLPSEARKIEELRRRLLDRFRTYGYEMVMPPLLEYLESLLVGSGRDLNLRTFKLVDQLSGRTLGLRADMTPQVARIDAHLLNRQGVTRLCYAGNVLHTLPRGLHATREQIQTGAEIYGHAGLEADLEIQQLMLDALRLAGLAKVRLDLSHAGVLAAICEADPAAAALGDALYEALAGKDVPRLAELTQNLEAATRDALRALPSLYGDASVIDEARACLPALPGIARALDDLAFLVREIEGAELMIDLADLGGYAYHSGVMFSAYVDGVPNAVARGGRYDKVGEAYGRARAATGFSLDLREVARISPVEARSTAILAPWRHDEALRAAVVALRDAGEVVIQALPGHEHDMDEFACDRVLIERNGAWVVEKHA from the coding sequence TACTCCCCGAGAATATTGCGGACGTGCTGCCGTCCGAAGCGCGCAAGATCGAAGAGTTGCGCCGCCGCCTGCTGGACCGCTTCCGCACCTATGGCTACGAAATGGTCATGCCGCCGTTGCTCGAGTATCTCGAGTCGCTGCTCGTGGGCAGCGGGCGCGACCTGAACCTGCGCACGTTCAAGCTCGTCGATCAGCTGTCGGGCCGCACGCTCGGCCTGCGCGCCGACATGACGCCGCAGGTTGCGCGCATCGACGCGCACCTCTTGAACCGCCAGGGCGTGACGCGCCTGTGCTACGCGGGCAACGTGCTGCACACGCTCCCGCGCGGCCTGCACGCCACGCGCGAACAGATCCAGACGGGCGCGGAAATCTACGGTCACGCGGGCCTCGAAGCCGACCTCGAAATCCAGCAGTTGATGCTTGATGCGCTGCGCCTCGCGGGCCTTGCGAAGGTGCGCCTCGACCTCTCGCACGCAGGCGTGCTTGCGGCGATCTGCGAAGCGGACCCGGCTGCGGCTGCACTTGGTGATGCTCTGTATGAAGCGCTCGCTGGCAAGGACGTGCCGCGCCTCGCGGAACTCACGCAGAACCTCGAAGCCGCCACGCGCGACGCCCTGCGTGCGCTGCCGTCGCTCTACGGCGACGCGAGCGTGATCGACGAAGCGCGCGCGTGTCTGCCGGCGCTGCCGGGCATTGCCCGTGCGCTCGACGATCTCGCGTTCCTCGTGCGCGAGATCGAGGGCGCGGAGTTGATGATCGACCTCGCGGATCTCGGCGGCTACGCGTACCACAGCGGCGTGATGTTCTCCGCGTACGTGGACGGCGTACCGAACGCTGTGGCCCGTGGCGGCCGTTACGACAAAGTGGGTGAGGCATACGGCCGCGCCCGCGCGGCAACGGGCTTCTCGCTCGATTTGCGCGAAGTGGCGCGTATTTCCCCAGTCGAGGCGCGCAGCACTGCGATCCTCGCGCCGTGGCGCCATGACGAGGCACTGCGTGCCGCTGTCGTCGCGCTGCGCGATGCAGGCGAGGTCGTGATCCAGGCGCTGCCGGGTCACGAACACGACATGGACGAGTTCGCCTGCGACCGCGTGCTCATCGAGCGCAACGGCGCCTGGGTCGTCGAAAAGCACGCTTGA